The genome window CTGTGCGCCATTTATATAAATGTTTTTAATAACGATGTTTTTAAACTGAGGCGTTTTTTCATCAACAGGAATGGCTGTAGTTACGGTGTTTGTTTCTCCTTCGGCTAGTTTTTCGGCAATCGATTTTCCGCCATAATATAAGTCGAATGAAATGGCCTGTGATGGAATACTATTCATATATATATCCGAAATAAAGATGTTTTCTACCACACCGCCGCGTCCGCGGTTACTTTTAAAACGCAGACCAACATCTGTTCCCATAAAAGTACAGTTGGAAACATGCATGTTTTTTACACCACCGGACATTTCGCTTCCTACGGTTACACCGCCATGTCCATGATACACAATGTTGTTTCTGATAATGATGTTTTCGCAGGGAACACCACGATCGCGTCCGTCTTTGTCTTTCCCGGATTTAATGCAGATCGCATCGTCACCAACATCAAAACTGGAATTTTCTACTAATACATTTTTGCAGGATTCTACGTCCAGGCCGTCCCCGTTTTGAGAATACCAAGGGTTACGTACTGTTGTGTTGCGGATAATTAAATCTTCGACCATCAAGGGATGGATGTTCCAGGCTGGTGAATTTTGAAAAACAGGTCCGTCAAATAAAACACGTTTACTGTTTTGAATGCTGACCATTACCGGACGAAGAAAATCGCGGATTTCTTCAAACTGTTCTTTGGTTTTTAAATCAGCGCGTACATTTTGATCAGCGTTTTGGTTTCCTTTTACATATTGCTCAGATGGATACCAGCTTGTTTTTTTATCGTTTAAAACGCCGCCGGACTTTACAAAATCATTCCATTGGCTTTCGGTCAATTTGCCTTTTTTTACCATTCTCCACACTTCGCCCGAACCGTCATAAACACCGTTTCCTGTAAAAGCTACGTTTTCAAGGTTTTTGCCGTAAATAGGAGAGATACAGCGCCAGGTATTTAATCCTTCAAAACTGGTTTCAATAATTGGATACAGATTTTTATCAGTCGAAAATTTAATCAGTGCTCCTCTTTGTGCATGCAGTTCGATATTGCTTTTTAGAATAATTGGACCAGTAAGCCACATTCCCGGAGGAATGATTACTTTTCCTCCTCCTTTTTTGGAAACAGCGTCAATAGCATCTGCAAAAGCTTTGGTACATAAAACGGTTCCGCCGTTTACAGCTCCAAAATCTGCAATGTTTACAGTATTATTTGGAATTTTTGGCTCGTTTATTTTGTTCATTTTAAATTCAATGCCGCTATAAGAATCTTTTGACGAACCATTATTTTGTGCCTGAATATTTATGGGGCAATTTGAGAATGTGACTGCAAATGCAAGAAATAATAATTGATTTAATTTAAATTTCATTGTTTTGTAAAGTGTTGCTGTTTTAAGTTTTAAATGGATCTTCTGTCGATGAAATTAAACGGAACTTTTACCTGTCCGATTTCTTTGTTTAAAATCATCTGCGCTGCAGTTTCCCCCATTATTTTAAAATCTGTTGATATTACAGTAATGCCCAATAGTTCTTTCAGTGGTGTATCGTTATAAGAGATAACGCCAATGTGTTTGCCTAGTTTCATTTGGTTGTCTCTGATCTGTTTCACCAGATTTACCAGATCTGATTCTTCGATGGTGATGAATAAATCTCCTTTTTTAAGAATAATGTCATCATATATTTCATCTAAAATCTCATAATTGATTTCGAATTCGACGCAGAATTTCTTGAAACCATGCAGGATTCTTCTAGGGTATGGATAGACAGCTTTCTCCGGATATACTAAAATTATCCGGGTATAGTTTTTTATTTTGTCTAAACCTTCTTTCAGTGCATTGTAAATATCATTTTCAAAATCCTGATAAATTTTAATAACATCATTGTTAATTCCCAACTTGATATTATCCATAATAATCAGTTTTTCCTTAGGAATTTTATTAATCGCGTTAATAACCGCATCAGTATAACTGCTGTGTTTTAATTTGTCAGTTTTAAAATGAGTAGTAATTATGTAGTAATCATATGCACCTTCGTATTTGTCAAGGAGATTCAGAAACAGTGTTTCATCACAGTGATAAATCTGAAGATCGGTGTGGGCATTGGCTCCAATGGCGTCAATAAAAGAATTATAAGTTGCCATTTTATAGGAACTTAATTTATTATAGACAAACAGCACATTTACTTTCGAAACCAGTTTGGTCTGTGTAATATAATATCCTTTTCCCCGGATTGAAGTAATGATTTTTCGTTCTTTTAAAATGTTATATGCCTTTTCAACAGTATCTCTAGACATATAAAACTCTTCACTAAAACTATTAATCGATGGAATTTTTTGATTTATTTTTAAACTTCCATTGCCAATATTAGTTAAAATTGAATCAACAATCTGCTTGTATTTTGGTACGCGCGAGTCCTCGTCAATGTTAATAATCTTTATCATAGCTTTCGCTTTTAGATGTTTTTTCTCCAAAAATATATAAAGAAAACGAAACTTTAAATTTGTTTTTTATCCCGTCAGCCAATGGCTAAAAATGGTATTTATGGATTTATCTGAATAATCGATTTGTTTTAAAAATATGCAGCAAACTAAATTAAATGTATTGTCTTATCAGCATAAAATCAAACATGTAATCGATTGCACAAATATAAACCTTAAAATTAGTATTTCGTAATAATTACGAATAAAATTTTAATGATTATTTAAAATTAACACTTAAAAATTTAAAGTAAAATAAAATAAGGTTAAAATATCATTATTAGTGTTGAAGCCCTTTTTTTTGGGAGTATTTTATTTTGAATGAGAGGTTTAAAATACCCTTAACACTTTTTTAAAATAAAAACTTATTGAATGATGATAAAAAATGATTCAGATTAAAGGATAGTACAGGATAGTTATCTTTTTTCTATTCTATTATTTTACAATCCTAAACTATAACCAATTAACCAAAAAACAATTTAATAAATGGAATCAATACTCGGAATTCTTTTTCATTCTATCGGCGGATTTTCATCGGGCAGTTTCTATATGCCTTTCAAAAAAGTTAAAGGCTGGGCTTGGGAAAGCTATTGGCTGATAGGTGGTTTTTTTTCTTGGTTAATTGTTCCGCCGATTGCGGCTTATCTGACCATACCTAATTTTGCTGAAATTATTAGTGTGGCTTCACCTTCTATAAAAGCGCTTGCTTTTTCGATGGGACTGATTTGGGGAATTGGAGGACTTACATATGGTCTTGGTGTCCGTTACTTGGGAATGTCATTAGGGAATTCAATAGTATTGGGTTTTTGTTCTGCTTTTGGAGCATTAGTTCCGTCAATCTATTATAATTTTTATCCATCAGAAGGGAAAGTTTCTTTTACAGAAATGCTTGCCAGCTCTGGAGGTAAATTGGTTTTGCTTGGAGTTTTGGTCTGTTTGATTGGAATTGCGATTTCTGGAAAAGCTGGAATGCTTAAAGAGAAAGATTTTGCAGTAGGACATGAGGATAAAGACAGGGATTTTAGTTTAGTAAAGGGTTTGATTATTGCAGTGATTTCTGGAATATTAAGCTCTTTTTTCAATTTTGGAATAGAAGTAGGGAAACCTCTTGCTGAAGCAGCTGTGGTTAGCGGCTGTAATCCTTTGTTCCAAAACAATGTAACTTATATCGTTGTGCTTTGGGGCGGATTGACTACAAACTTTATTTGGTGTATCTATCTTAATTTTAAAAACAAAACTTTTGGTGATTACACTAATACGGCAGCTCCAATAAGTAAGAACGTTATGTTTTCGGCTTTGGCAGGAACGATGTGGTTTTTGCAGTTCTTCTTTTATGGTATGGGTGAAAGCAAATTAGGAAACGGAGCAAGTTCTTGGATTCTGCACATGGCAACAATTATTTTGACTGCTAACTTCTGGGGATTTTATTTAAAAGAATGGTCTGGAGTTTCCAAAAAAACATTTAATACTTTCTTATTAGGAATTGGATTGATTATGCTTTCGATTGTATTAGTAGGAATTGGCAATTCACTATAATAACACACAATAACAAAATTTAAAAAACACATATAATGTCAAATATAAATACTGGGAATATGACTTTTAAGCACGTAAGTTATCTTTGGGATGAGGCTAAAGCACAAGAATTAGCTGGGGATGAAGTAGCGCTTTTTATTTATCGCTCTAATATATTAGGGGCTGATTTAAGATTAACAAATTATGGAGGTGGAAACACTTCAGTTAAAATTACTGATAAAGATCCTTTAACGGGTGAAGCATCTGAAGTAATGTGGATTAAAGGTTCGGGCGGCGACATCGGGACATTGACAAAATCAGGCTGTGCGGCTTTATATTTAGAAAGACTTCGTAATCTTGAAAACGTATACAGAGGAATAGAATTTGAAGATGAAATGGTGGAATTATTCAACCACTGTATTTTTGATTTAGCTTCAAAAGCTCCTTCGATTGATACGCCTTTGCACGGATTTTTGCCATTTAAACATATTGACCACTTACATCCGGACGCGGCTATTGCGATTGCAGCAGCAAAAGACGGAAAACAAATTACCGAAGAATTATTCAACGGAGAAATTGGCTGGGTAGGATGGCAGCGTCCTGGCTTTGATCTAGGACTGCAAATGCGCGCATGCCTAGAGGAAGCTGAAGCCCGCGGTAAAAAATTAAAAGGGGTAATGTTAGGATCTCACGGTTTGTTTACCTGGGGAGATACATCTTATGAGAGTTATATAAATACACTTGAGGTAATTGAAAAATGTGCCGAGTATTTAGAAAGCAATTATGGAAAAAAACGTCCTGTTTTCGGAGGTCAGAAATTAGAGAGTTTGAATCCGGACGCACGTCAGCTGCAGGCTGCGAAAGTAGCTCCGATTTTAAGAGGTTTCTGTTCATCTGAAAGAAAAATGATTGGTCATTATACAGATGATGCAAGAGTTTTAGAGTTCATTAATTCTAATGATTTAGAGAAATTGGCTCCTCTGGGGACTTCATGTCCGGATCACTTTTTGAGAACAAAAATCAGTCCTTTGGTTTTAGAATTAGATCCAAATGAAGATTTATCTGATTTGAATGCCATCAAAGCTAAATTAACTCCAGCTTTTGAGGCGTACAGAAAAATGTATGCTGCTTATTACGATACTTGTAAAAAATCGAATTCACCTGCAATGCGTGATCCAAATCCAGTGGTAATTTTATACCCAGGAGTAGGTATGTTCACTTTTGCAAAAGATAAAACGATGGCTCGTTTGGCATCTGAATATTATATCAACGCTGTAAATGTAATGAAAGGTGCTGAAGCAGTTTCTGAATACACTTCATTACCGCGCCAGGAAGCTTTTGACATTGAATACTGGCTGTTGGAAGAAGCTAAATTACAGCGTATGCCAAAACCAAAAGCATTGTCTGGAAGAGTAGCACTTGTTACTGGTTCAGGAGGCGGAATTGGTAAAGCTATCGCTAAAAAATTCGCCGAAGAAGGTGCATGTGTTATCCTTAATGATATTGATGAAGAGCGTTTAGCAGGTGCTAAGGCTGAATTTGTTAAAATGTTTGGAAAAGATGCAGTATCCAGTACTCTTTTAAATGTAACAAATGAAGCAAGTGCCGAAAAAGCGTATGATGCATCAGCATTGGCTTTTGGAGGTGTTGATATTGTTGTAAATAATGCAGGTATCAGTATTTCAAAATCTATTGCAGAACATTCTCTTGAAGAATGGGACAGATTGTATGATATTTTGGTGAAAGGACAATTCATTGTTTCAAAAGCTGGAATTGAAGTAATGCGTAAACAAGGTTTTGGCGGTGATATCGTAAACATTGTATCTAAAAATGCTGTAGTTGCAGGACCAAATAATCCTGGATATGGCTCAGCCAAAGCGGCTCAGGCACATTTAACACGTTTGATGTCTGCTGAATTAGGAGCTGATAAAATCCGTGTAAATACTGTAAATCCAGATGCTGTAATCTCTGATTCAAACATTTGGTCAGGAGGCTGGGCAGAAGGCCGTGCGAAAGCATACGGTGTTACGGTTGCAGAATTGCCGGCATATTATGCAAAACGTACTTTATTAAACGAAATTATACTGCCAGATGATATTGCTAATGCTTGTTTTGCATTTGTTGGAGGTTTGTTGAGTAAATCAACAGGAAATGCTCTGAATGTAGACGGAGGAGTAGCAATGGGCTTTTATAGATAATATTGATTTGGTTGGTTTATTGGTTTAACCAGAAGTAGCTAACGTTTGATGGTTTCAAACGTTAGTTTACTTTAAAATCACGTAAATTGCAAACTCTAATAATACAAACAAGATTATGTTAATAGAATCAAACAAAATAGCTTCACATAATGACGATTTATTAAAAAGTCATTCCAATAAATTAATTTTTACCGTTTCTGAAATAGCAGACAGCGAGGCAATTATTCAAAAATTAATTGATTTTCAAATTGCAATTCCATCTTGGGCACTAGGAACAGGAGGTACTCGTTTTGGACGTTTTGCCGGAGGAGGAGAGCCGCGCTCATTAGAAGAAAAAATAGAAGATGTAGGTTTGCTTCATGCACTTAATAATGCTTCGGGAGCTATCTCGCTGCATATTCCGTGGGATATTCCGCAAGATCATAAAGCCATAAAAAGCTTAGCGGCACAGCATAACTTATTGTTTGATGCGGTGAATTCCAACACTTTTCAAGATCAGGCTAATTCTGAATATTCATACAGATATGGTTCGTTGCAAAATGTAAATAAAGCGGTACGTAAACAAGCCGTAGATCATAACATCGAAGTTATCAAACAAGGTATTGAATTAGGATCTGAATCATTGACTGTTTGGTTAGCAGACGGATCTAATTTTCCAGGTCAATTAAATTTCAGAAAAGCTTACGAAAATACTTTAGAAAGTTTGCAGGAAATTTATGCAGCTCTTCCATCAAACTGGAAACTGTTTTTAGAATACAAATGTGCGGAGCCTAATTTCTATTCTACTACTGTTGCCGATTGGGGACAGTCGTATTCGTATGTAAAAAAATTAGGGGACAAAGCAAAAACATTAGTTGATTTAGGACATCATCTGCCAAATGCAAATATTGAACAGATTGTTTCTTTACTGCTGATGGAAGATAAATTGGGTGGATTCCACTTCAATGATTCAAAATATGGCGATGACGATTTAACAGCTGGAGCTTTGAAACCATACCAATTATTCTTGATTTTTAACGAATTGGTTGAAGGTATGGATGCAAGAGGAATGAATCACGCCAAAGATTTAGGCTGGATGATAGATGCTTCACACAATATCAAAGATCCTTTGGAAGATTTATTGCAGTCTGTTGAAGCGATTATGATTGCTTATGCGCAAGCACTTTCGGTAGACAGAAAAGCATTAGAAATTGCACAAGCAGAAAATGACGTAGTAAAAGCTCAGGAAATTTTGCAGAATGCTTTCCGCACAGACGTTCGCGCATTAGTTGCTGAAGCTCGTTTGCGCAATGGAGCAGCATTAAATCCTGTTGCATTGTACCGTAATCTGAATGTAAGAAAAGAACTTATTGGTGAAAGAGGACTTAAAACAATGGCTACAGGCTTATAAGTTATGATGATTAAGGTAAATGCAGTATTTGATATTGGGAAAACGAATAAAAAGTTTTTTCTTTTTGACGACGACTATAATGAAGTATATCGCGATTACGTAAATCTTCCGCTTACAGTAGATGAAGACGGTTTTGAAACCGAAGATTTAGCAGCATTGAAACGTTGGATAAAAGATACTTTTGATTCTGTTTTAGAGTCCGCAGAATTTGATGTCAGAACGTTGAATTTTTCGTCTTATGGCGCAAGTTTGGTTCATCTGGATTATAAAGGAAAACCGCTAACGCCGCTTTATAATTACATAAAAGAGCTTCCAGAGGAAATTCTGGAGGATTTTTACAGCAAATATGGAGATGCTCTTACATTTGGTGCCGAAACTGCTTCGCCGCCACAATCAGGATTGTTGAACTCTGGTATGCAGCTTTACTGGATCAAAAAAACCAAGCCTGAAATATTTGCTCAGATAAAATGCAGCCTGCATCTGCCACAATATCTGTCTTATTTATTTACAGGAATTCCTGTGAGTGAATATACCAGTATTGGATGCCATACTAATTTATGGAATTATGAGCACGAAGAGTATCATAAATGGGTTCATGATGAGGGTATTGATAAAATACTGCCTCCAATTGTTCCAACTTCTGCCAGTATTAATACGATATATAAAAATAAAAAAATAAAAATTGGAGTGGGGATTCATGACAGTTCCTCTGCCTTGTTGCCTTATGTTTTAAGTAAAAAGAAACCATTTTTACTGCTTTCAACAGGTACCTGGAGCATTGCGCTGAATCCGTTTAATTCCGAAAATTTAAATAAAGAAGATATCTCAAACAATTGTTTGAATTATCTGCGTATTGACGGTAAAAGAGTTAAAGCTTCCCGTTTTTTTATGGGTAATGAATACCGACTGCAGGTTGAAAAACTTTGCGAATACTATAAAAAGGAGTATGGCTATCACCGCGAAGTAAAATTCGACCAGAATATTTATTTGAATTTAATTGAAAAACCAGCAGTTTACTTTAAATTTGAGGGGATTTCTCTGCAGCGTCTGCCACAAAAAACAGAATTGAATTTATTCGATACTTTTGAAGAGGCTTATCATCAGTTAATGATTGAGTTAATGGAACTGCAGGTAGATACTATCAATAAAGCTATTGGAAACAGTAAAATTAAAAAGATATTTATTGACGGCGGATTTACTGATAATGATGTTTTTATGAAATTGATGTCACATCATTTCAGTTCATTTAAAGTTTTATCTACACACTCGCCATTAGGTTCCGCTTTAGGAGCAGCAATGGTTATTTCAGAAAAACAAATTACATCCCAGTTTCTTAAAGAAAATTACAGGATGAAAAAATTGGTTCCTTTATTATTTTAATATCGGAACCAATAAAATTTTAATCTCTATGAGATGAATATTGAGAATATCGTGATGCGTTATTCTTAAAAATAATATTTCCATATGAAATGTGCAGAACAGAAAATTGATCTGAAACACCAATGAAGTTATGCGAATTACATATGACCAATAAAAAAATAAATATCTCCATATGAGAATTGGACTTTTCATTCCCTGCTATGTAGACCAATTTTACCCAAAAATTGGTATTGCTACACTTGAGTTATTGCAAAAATTAGGCTGTGATGTTGATTTTCCAATGAAGCAGACATGCTGCGGACAGCCGATGGCAAATAGCGGTTATCAGCATTTAACAGAAGGATGCGATGCTAATTTTATTGCTAATTTCACCGGTTTTGATTACATTGTCTGTCCTTCGGGAAGCTGTGTGATGCACGTAAAAGAACATCTGCACAGTGATACCAACAAAGAATTAGCTGCAAAAATCCGATCTACTGTTTACGAGTTAACCGAATTTATTACCGATGTTTTAAAAATTGAAAGTATAGAAGGTGATTTTCCATTTAAAGTAGGAATGCATCAAAGCTGTCATGGACAGAGAGGACTGAAACTTTCGCAGATGAGTGAATTAAATGCTCCGTCCTTTTCAAAACCCAGACAGTTATTAACCAAAATTAAAGGGATCGATTTGGTATCCTTATCCCGAAAAGATGAATGCTGCGGTTTTGGAGGTACTTTTTGTGTGACCGAAGAAGCCATTTCTGTTAAAATGGGGCAAGACCGAATCAAAGATCACGAAAAACATCAGGTTGATTATATTACCGGTGCAGACATGTCCTGTTTAATGCATTTAGAGGGGATTCTGCGAAGACAGCAAAGCCCGATAAAAACTATTCATATCGCAGAAATTTTAAATACTTTAAAAAGGTAAACACGATGAAAAAGGTAATCTCAATTTTATTAGTCGTTTGTGCCTTTTGTTTTTTTTCATTTAATGCTCAAAAAGATACAGTTACTTTAATTGGAGTAAAAGTAAAAGCTCCATTTGAAATGCCTGAAATTTTCATTCCAAATTTTAAGAATTGTAAAAAGTTAACCATTACTGATTTTGGTGCGGTACAAGGCGATAAAAATAAAAATTCAGAAGCTATAGCCCAAGCTATTGATAAGGCTAATAAAATGGGAGGCGGTATTGTAGTAATTCCAAAAGGAGAATGGATTACCGGTAAAGTTCACTTTAAAAGCAATGTTAATCTGCATTTAGAAAAAGGCGCTGTTCTTTTATTTTCAGAAAATCCTAATGATTATCTGCCTGCTGTCAAAAGTACTTGGGAAGGTTATGAATGTTTAAATTATTCTCCATTAATTTATGCCTATCAATGCAAAAATGTTGCTATCACTGGTGAAGGAGAATTGAAAGCGAAGATGGATGTCTGGACCGAATGGTTTAAACGCCCTAAAGCGCACATGGAAAGCCTTAAACGATTATATTATCTTGCTTCTTATGAAAAGCCGATGGAAGAGAGATTAATGGTGAATGACACTGCTCATCTTCGCCCTCAGTTTATTCAGTTTAACCGCTGCCAGAATATATTGATGGATGGCGTTTCAATCACCAATAGCCCGTTTTGGACCATTCATCCTTTTTTATCCAAAGATGTTGTGCTTAGAAACCTTAAAGTATATGCACACGGACATAATAATGATGGTGTCGATCCGGAGATGGCCCAAAATGTGTTAATCGAAAATTGCGTATTTGACCAGGGGGATGATGCCATTGCTATAAAATCAGGCTGCGGACAAAATGCCTGGCGATTAAATACACCTTCAAAAAATATTGTTATCCGAAATTGCACGGTCAAAAACGGCCACCAATTGGTCGCAATAGGAAGTGAATTGTCCGGAGGTATCGAAAATGTATTTATCGATAAATGCAATGTAGTTGACGGTGCAAAGCTAAATCATCTATTGTATATAAAAACCAACGAACGAAGAGGCGGTTTTGTAAACAATATTTATGTCAGCAATGTAGCTTCTGGTAAAATCGATCTGGGAATACTTGGGATTGAGACTGATGTATTGTACCAATGGAGGGATTTGGTGCCGACCATTGAAAGAAGACTCACACCAATAAAAAATGTATATCTCGAAAATGTGAATGCTGCGAATGTGAAATTTACTGCACGAATATTAGGTCAGAAAGAATTACCCGTAGAGAATATATTTCTAAAAAATGTAAAAGCAGAAACCATTACTGATAAAAAATACATTACCGAAAACGTATTGAATTTTTCTGATAAAGAATAAAAAAGGCAAAATGAGTTCAAATAAAACGATACCGCACAGTGAAGCCGCTGCCATTTTTAATAAAAATGTAGAGCGTGTCAATTGGCATGACGAAACGCTTTGGTTTGTTCGTGAAAAAAGAGATAGATCTGCACATCAGATTCCGGAATGGGAACTGCTTAGAGAAACAGCATCAAAAATAAAATTCAATGTGCTTTCAAATATCCATGATTATTTGGTGGAATTTGAAACCAATGCTCAAAAGAATGGAATTATTGTTCACTGGGCTGCCAATGCCGAGGAGCATAATGTTATTGTTCATTCGATATTAGAAAAGCATAACATTAAGCAAATGGTAAAATCTAAATCGATGCTTACCGAAGAATGCCATTTGAATGATTATCTGACAGAGCGAGGCATTGATGTTATAGATTCGGATTTAGGAGAGCGCATTGTTCAGCTTCGTAACGAACCGCCAAGCCATATCGTTCTGCCTGCTATTCATCTAAAAAAAGAAGATGTAAGTGAAACTTTCCATGAACATCTTGGAACAGAAAAAGGAAATATTGATCCGCAGTATTTAACCGAATCTGCCCGTCATCATTTAAGAGATGTTTTTTTGACGCGTAAAGCTGCCCTAACAGGAGTAAATTTTGCAGTTGCCGAAACTGGTGAATTCGTGGTTTGTACCAATGAAGGAAATGCAGATATGGGTGCGCACTTAGCTGACGTTCATATAGCCTGTATGGGATTTGAAAAATTAATTCCGCAGCGTGAGCATTTAGGGGTTTTCCTGCGATTATTGGCAAGAAGCGCCACTGGACAGCCTATAACAACGTTTTCCAGCCACTTCAAAAAACCAAGAGACGGCAAAGAGATTCATATCGTTATCGTTGATAATGGAAGAAGTGAGCAGTTAGGAAGAGAAGATTTTAGAAATTCATTGAAATGTATCCGCTGTGGTGCCTGCATGAATACCTGCCCAGTGTACAGACGAAGCGGAGGACATAGTTACCACAATGCAGTTGCAGGACCAATTGGTTCGATTTTGGCTCCTAATCTGGACATGAAAAAGAATGCTGATTTACCTTTTGCCAGTACTTTATGCGGTTCCTGCACAAATGTATGCCCTGTAAAAATTGATATTCATGATCAGTTATACAAATGGAGACAGGTTTTAGTAAAAGAGGGTTATACTCCAAAAGCCAAAACGATAGCTATGAAAACTATGGCAACAGTTTTAGCTAATCCTACGGTATTTGAAATTGCTGGTATATCCGGCCGTTTTGCAATGAAGAATCTGCCTGGTCTGGTAAATAATAAACTGAATAAATGGTACGACCAGAGGGAAATGCCTAAAGTTCCTGAAGAATCTTTTAGGGAATGGTACAAGAAAAACGGTAAAGCAGCTAAAGGGAAAAATGATGAGCAGTAAAGAATCTATTTTACAAAAAATAAAACAGAATCAGCCAAAAGAGCTGAATGAACTTCCAAGTTTAGAACCTTTAAAAGAATCTGATTTGGATGTTTTAGAGCAGTATAAAACGATTTTAAAAGGCATTGGAGGGGATTTTGAAGAAGTATCAAGTTATGCTGAAATTGTTACTTTTGTTAAAGAAAATTTCGATATCAGTAAACGTATACTAACGACTCTTCCAGAACTTTCTGAAGTTGCAAATTTGGATTGGACCAACGACGATCCTCATTCTCTGCAGAATGCCGAACTTATTCTCGTTAAAGCGCATTTTGGCGTAGCCGAAAACAGTGCACTTTGGGTTACAGATGACTTAATGGGACAAAGGGTTTCGACTTTTATCCCGCAGTATTTAGCAATAGTTGTTAATAAAAAAGATATTGTTGCCAAAATGCATCAGGCTTATGACCGT of Flavobacterium marginilacus contains these proteins:
- a CDS encoding glycoside hydrolase family 28 protein; its protein translation is MKFKLNQLLFLAFAVTFSNCPINIQAQNNGSSKDSYSGIEFKMNKINEPKIPNNTVNIADFGAVNGGTVLCTKAFADAIDAVSKKGGGKVIIPPGMWLTGPIILKSNIELHAQRGALIKFSTDKNLYPIIETSFEGLNTWRCISPIYGKNLENVAFTGNGVYDGSGEVWRMVKKGKLTESQWNDFVKSGGVLNDKKTSWYPSEQYVKGNQNADQNVRADLKTKEQFEEIRDFLRPVMVSIQNSKRVLFDGPVFQNSPAWNIHPLMVEDLIIRNTTVRNPWYSQNGDGLDVESCKNVLVENSSFDVGDDAICIKSGKDKDGRDRGVPCENIIIRNNIVYHGHGGVTVGSEMSGGVKNMHVSNCTFMGTDVGLRFKSNRGRGGVVENIFISDIYMNSIPSQAISFDLYYGGKSIAEKLAEGETNTVTTAIPVDEKTPQFKNIVIKNIYINGAQQAVFLQGLPEMNLENIEISNLTGKADKGFSIIDANGIKLNNINLDIADSTIFDIYNGKNMSLKNISFNSDSPKAVTIDGEASKNIELVSNAKTDFSKKTTIGDKVAKSAVKM
- the rhaT gene encoding L-rhamnose/proton symporter RhaT, which codes for MESILGILFHSIGGFSSGSFYMPFKKVKGWAWESYWLIGGFFSWLIVPPIAAYLTIPNFAEIISVASPSIKALAFSMGLIWGIGGLTYGLGVRYLGMSLGNSIVLGFCSAFGALVPSIYYNFYPSEGKVSFTEMLASSGGKLVLLGVLVCLIGIAISGKAGMLKEKDFAVGHEDKDRDFSLVKGLIIAVISGILSSFFNFGIEVGKPLAEAAVVSGCNPLFQNNVTYIVVLWGGLTTNFIWCIYLNFKNKTFGDYTNTAAPISKNVMFSALAGTMWFLQFFFYGMGESKLGNGASSWILHMATIILTANFWGFYLKEWSGVSKKTFNTFLLGIGLIMLSIVLVGIGNSL
- a CDS encoding GntR family transcriptional regulator, with protein sequence MIKIINIDEDSRVPKYKQIVDSILTNIGNGSLKINQKIPSINSFSEEFYMSRDTVEKAYNILKERKIITSIRGKGYYITQTKLVSKVNVLFVYNKLSSYKMATYNSFIDAIGANAHTDLQIYHCDETLFLNLLDKYEGAYDYYIITTHFKTDKLKHSSYTDAVINAINKIPKEKLIIMDNIKLGINNDVIKIYQDFENDIYNALKEGLDKIKNYTRIILVYPEKAVYPYPRRILHGFKKFCVEFEINYEILDEIYDDIILKKGDLFITIEESDLVNLVKQIRDNQMKLGKHIGVISYNDTPLKELLGITVISTDFKIMGETAAQMILNKEIGQVKVPFNFIDRRSI
- a CDS encoding TIM barrel protein — protein: MLIESNKIASHNDDLLKSHSNKLIFTVSEIADSEAIIQKLIDFQIAIPSWALGTGGTRFGRFAGGGEPRSLEEKIEDVGLLHALNNASGAISLHIPWDIPQDHKAIKSLAAQHNLLFDAVNSNTFQDQANSEYSYRYGSLQNVNKAVRKQAVDHNIEVIKQGIELGSESLTVWLADGSNFPGQLNFRKAYENTLESLQEIYAALPSNWKLFLEYKCAEPNFYSTTVADWGQSYSYVKKLGDKAKTLVDLGHHLPNANIEQIVSLLLMEDKLGGFHFNDSKYGDDDLTAGALKPYQLFLIFNELVEGMDARGMNHAKDLGWMIDASHNIKDPLEDLLQSVEAIMIAYAQALSVDRKALEIAQAENDVVKAQEILQNAFRTDVRALVAEARLRNGAALNPVALYRNLNVRKELIGERGLKTMATGL
- a CDS encoding bifunctional aldolase/short-chain dehydrogenase, translating into MSNINTGNMTFKHVSYLWDEAKAQELAGDEVALFIYRSNILGADLRLTNYGGGNTSVKITDKDPLTGEASEVMWIKGSGGDIGTLTKSGCAALYLERLRNLENVYRGIEFEDEMVELFNHCIFDLASKAPSIDTPLHGFLPFKHIDHLHPDAAIAIAAAKDGKQITEELFNGEIGWVGWQRPGFDLGLQMRACLEEAEARGKKLKGVMLGSHGLFTWGDTSYESYINTLEVIEKCAEYLESNYGKKRPVFGGQKLESLNPDARQLQAAKVAPILRGFCSSERKMIGHYTDDARVLEFINSNDLEKLAPLGTSCPDHFLRTKISPLVLELDPNEDLSDLNAIKAKLTPAFEAYRKMYAAYYDTCKKSNSPAMRDPNPVVILYPGVGMFTFAKDKTMARLASEYYINAVNVMKGAEAVSEYTSLPRQEAFDIEYWLLEEAKLQRMPKPKALSGRVALVTGSGGGIGKAIAKKFAEEGACVILNDIDEERLAGAKAEFVKMFGKDAVSSTLLNVTNEASAEKAYDASALAFGGVDIVVNNAGISISKSIAEHSLEEWDRLYDILVKGQFIVSKAGIEVMRKQGFGGDIVNIVSKNAVVAGPNNPGYGSAKAAQAHLTRLMSAELGADKIRVNTVNPDAVISDSNIWSGGWAEGRAKAYGVTVAELPAYYAKRTLLNEIILPDDIANACFAFVGGLLSKSTGNALNVDGGVAMGFYR